The Penaeus monodon isolate SGIC_2016 chromosome 5, NSTDA_Pmon_1, whole genome shotgun sequence genome window below encodes:
- the LOC119572922 gene encoding protein spaetzle-like isoform X1 gives MALRYLVSLSLAVAVLADQTSHVSISLGGAPAVSHHSSHHARTSYHHQPTYHTQPSYHPQPSYHPAPAYHPQPSYEHEHEPAVPECAANTTKSWCLQDDHYPTYEIKHAAEYHYEKLLSLYADVADLNTEQSVDRPNILDEETYLCPSETAYIRPLRAQNTEGKWRVVVNNIDAHYQTLTQTTRIEECLTSGDACPLVPDCYESKCLQKSIYHRFLVYDPYDQYFPFAIETFKLPASCACLLGAYTIDH, from the exons ATGGCTTTACGATACTTG GTTTCGTTGTCTTTGGCGGTCGCAGTTCTGGCCGACCAGACCTCACACGTCAGCATTAGTCTTGGTGGTGCTCCTGCCGTCAGCCATCACAGCTCTCACCACGCACGGACTTCATACCACCATCAacctacataccacacacagccCTCATACCATCCACAACCTTCCTACCACCCTGCTCCCGCTTATCACCCACAGCCTTCCTATGAGCATGAACACGAGCCTGCTGTGCCAGAATGTGCTGCCAACACAACCAAATCATGGTGCCTCCAAGACGACCACTATCCCACCTACGAGATCAAACATGCAGCCGAGTATCACTATGAGAAGCTCCTCTCCCTCTATGCTGACGTAGCCGACCTCAACACTGAGCAGTCTGTGGACCGGCCAAACATCCTGGATGAGGAAACTTACTTGTGCCCATCAGAGACCGCTTACATCAGGCCCCTTCGCGCCCAGAACACCGAGGGAAAATGGCGTGTCGTTGTAAACAATATCGATGCCCATTATCAGACTCTCACTCAGACTACACGCATCGAAGAGTGTCTCACTTCCGGCGATGCATGTCCTCTGGTGCCTGACTGCTACGAGTCCAAGTGTCTGCAGAAGTCCATCTACCACCGCTTCCTTGTCTACGACCCCTATGATCAGTACTTCCCCTTCGCCATCGAGACATTCAAGCTTCCCGCCAGCTGTGCTTGTCTCTTGGGTGCCTACACCATCGATCATTAA